One Paralichthys olivaceus isolate ysfri-2021 chromosome 8, ASM2471397v2, whole genome shotgun sequence genomic region harbors:
- the dlc1 gene encoding rho GTPase-activating protein 7 isoform X3, protein MLIGMSNSMRLLLLQRSFSDHIRSSTSRALDMLSKTTQESRLAEIEAKEACTWLRAAGFPQYAQLYEDALFPIDISSVTRDHDFLDRDAIEALCRRLNTLNKCALMRLEISPQRKRSEDSDEDEPCAISGRWTFQRDSKRWSRMEELEVFSSLSTDATQAPSFPMDQVSQKGKREGHLREGHSSESVLTDLSEQPEVGSIHSSGSGGGGEEKGHGATLMNEAVPAGATRASSVASMCSSSGTGGSGCANEDSLSDGLPPSPLETLGQFTFDMKTGIGGLGGSLDRGGGSGKSTRSRAKSFLKRMESLRLRSGTSSKRKKKASTSGGKIEISGPVIKEGLDDDKLRRLNCVDISSINLNQNLNHHRNPTQTMTLNRNRSVSYSTQASNGSTGSTGSSQSEASSGSAVSTPSPVTRARSHSTAAGSSKRGGMYLEGFDPFSILQPASDRQSTPPSKSTTPIPCQASNGMTVDEQNRRNNFSVRGNIRHVEEEEEEEEEEDGMIFFYLPEGHKPGTFPKALQDGSSHNNNGNDNGNSVVLRGRQSRRQHRGSSGSVDSRLSFYDNVPYTEREEEGEEEEGDEQKLVEALQHVGGLQRFNAWSEAVAGEEDEEEEDEEEEGDSDSALDSASPCPSSPLQNRLEETENGSDQDSTGNPLGDGEEGMRERRDSGVGASLTRSSRPQKLRWPSFQNSHRPSLASAQLQISCQSVLQMNLLQKLSLLQLTALLEKHTPTNKHGFSWAVPKFMKRIKVRDYKDRNVFGVPLQVIVQRTGQPLPQGIQQAMRYLRSQCLDQVGLFRKSGVKSRIQALRQMNEASGADGGGVSYEGQSAYDVADMLKQYFRDLPEPLLTSKLSETFLQIYQYMPKELRLQAARAAVLLLPDENREALRTLLCLLSDVTASVAENQMTPTNLAVCLAPSLFHLNTLRRKESSSPRVMNRKQMLGKPDQRDLNENLAATHGLAHMIQECRKLFRIPEEMNRCRNSYVEQALLPRRLEDLACEEAGQGAYRGYLRDSLDALLKEAKDKFRGYDSCSTPEHAELAYRKVHDGFPLRLWKVTVELPASPEEVLTRVLREQGHWDEDLLESRVLETLDEKTDVYQYVKNTMAPHPTRDHVVLRTWVTDLPKGACALVCTSVDHEGAPVVGVRANVLTSRYYIEPSGTNKSRLTHISRIDCRGRFPEWYNKLYGHLCASEVARIRDSLTAPMDK, encoded by the exons AGATTGAAGCTAAAGAGGCCTGTACCTGGCTCCGGGCCGCAGGGTTCCCACAGTACGCCCAGCTTTACGAAG ATGCCCTGTTCCCCATTGACATCTCCTCTGTCACCAGAGACCATGACTTCCTCGATCGGGATGCGATTGAGGCTCTCTGCAG gaggCTGAACACCCTCAACAAGTGTGCTCTGATGAGACTGGAAATATCACCACAACGAAAACGA AGTGAGGACTCTGATGAGGACGAACCGTGTGCCATCAGTGGCCGCTGGACCTTCCAGAGGGACAGCAAGCGCTGGTCCCGCATGGAGGAACTGGAGGTTTTTTCCTCACTGTCTACAGATGCCACACAGGCACCATCATTCCCCATGGACCAAGTATCCCAGAAGGGCAAGCGTGAAGGTCACCTACGTGAAGGTCACAGTTCGGAGAGTGTGCTGACCGACCTCAGTGAGCAGCCTGAAGTGGGCTCCATCCACAGCAGtgggagtggaggaggaggagaagagaaaggcCACGGCGCCACCTTGATGAATGAGGCTGTACCTGCTGGTGCCACTCGTGCCAGCTCTGTAGCCAGCATGTGCTCTTCCTCAGGCACAGGCGGGTCAGGATGCGCCAATGAAGACTCTTTGTCTGATGGGTTGCCCCCATCGCCCCTGGAGACACTTGGACAGTTCACGTTTGACATGAAAACAGGGATAGGAGGACTCGGAGGGAGTCTCGACAGAGGAGGGGGAAGTGGCAAAAGCACACGCTCACGAGCTAAGAGCTTCTTAAAGAGGATGGAGAGTCTACGGCTGCGCAGTGGCACCTCAtccaagaggaagaagaaggccAGCACCAGTGGAGGGAAGATTGAGATCAGTGGCCCTGTCATCAAAGAGGGTCTAGATGATGACAAGTTGAGAAGGCTCAACTGTGTGGACATCTCCAGTATCAACCTCAACCAGAACCTCAATCACCACCGCAATCCCACTCAGACCATGACACTTAACCGGAATCGCTCTGTCTCCTACTCCACTCAGGCCAGCAACGGCAGCACTGGGAGTACAGgaagcagccaatcagaagccAGCAGTGGTAGTGCAGTGAGCACGCCGAGCCCTGTGACCCGCGCTCGCAGCCACAGCACCGCAGCAGGGTCCAGTAAGAGAGGAGGGATGTATTTGGAGGGGTTTGATCCTTTCAGCATTCTCCAACCAGCTTCAGATCGCCAGTCGACACCGCCATCCAAATCTACCACACCCATCCCCTGCCAAGCTAGCAATGGTATGACAGTTGATGAGCAGAACCGCAGGAACAACTTCAGTGTTCGTGGCAATATCAGACatgtggaggaagaagaagaggaggaggaggaggaggatggcaTGATCTTCTTCTACTTACCAGAAGGTCACAAGCCTGGGACTTTCCCCAAAGCCCTGCAAGACGGGAGTTCCCACAATAACAATGGGAATGATAATGGAAACTCTGTGGTCCTCAGGGGACGGCAAAGTAGGCGCCAGCATCGGGGGTCTTCGGGCTCCGTCGACAGCCGGctcagtttttatgacaatgtTCCCTAcactgagagagaagaggagggagaggaggaagaaggggatGAACAGAAACTGGTGGAGGCGCTACAACATGTCGGTGGCCTGCAGCGCTTTAACGCCTGGTCAGAGGCTGTGGCCggtgaagaggatgaagaggaggaagatgaagaggaggaaggagactCAGACTCAGCACTAGACTCTGCCTCCCCATGCCCGTCTTCTCCTTTGCAGAACCGACTGGAAGAGACGGAGAACGGAAGCGACCAAGACAGCACAGGAAACCCTCTGGGCGATGGAGAGGAAGggatgagagaaagaagagattcTGGTGTTGGAGCATCTCTAACTCGAAGCAGCAG GCCACAGAAACTCCGCTGGCCGAGCTTCCAGAACTCCCATCGGCCCAGTTTGGCCTCCGCCCAGCTCCAAATTAGCTGCCAGTCTGTGTTACAGATGAACCTGCTCCAGAAGCTctccctgctgcagctcaccGCTCTGCTGGAGAAACACACCCCGACAAACAAACACGGCTTCAGCTG GGCTGTGCCAAAGTTTATGAAGCGGATCAAGGTGCGCGACTACAAAGACAGGAATGTGTTTGGTGTGCCACTGCAAGTCATCGTCCAGCGGACAGGCCAGCCCCTCCCTCAGGGAATCCAGCAGGCCATGCGCTATTTGCGCAGCCAGTGCCTGGATCAG GTGGGTCTTTTCAGGAAATCAGGGGTCAAATCTCGAATCCAAGCTCTGCGCCAAATGAACGAGGCGAGTGGAGCTGACGGAGGAGGAGTCAGCTACGAGGGCCAGTCGGCTTACGATGTTGCAGACATGCTGAAACAGTATTTCAGAGATTTGCCAGAACCCCTGCTCACGAGCAAACTATCGGAGACCTTCCTCCAGatctatcagt ACATGCCCAAAGAGCTCCGTCTGCAGGCAGCTCGCGCCGCCGTGCTGTTGCTGCCTGATGAGAACCGCGAGGCGCTCCGGACTCTGCTTTGTCTGCTGAGTGACGTGACAGCCAGCGTGGCCGAGAACCAGATGACTCCCACCAACCTGGCTGTTTGTCTGGCGCCGTCCCTCTTCCACCTCAACACCCTGCGCCGCAAGGAAAGCTCTTCGCCAAG GGTGATGAACCGGAAGCAAATGCTGGGAAAACCGGACCAGAGAGACCTGAATGAGAACCTGGCCGCCACGCACGGTCTGGCACACATGATCCAGGAGTGCAGGAAACTCTTCCGG ATCCCAGAGGAGATGAATCGCTGCAGGAACTCCTACGTGGAGCAGGCGCTGCTGCCTCGACGCCTGGAGGATCTTGCCTGCGAAGAGGCTGGGCAGGGCGCCTACAGGGGGTACCTGCGAGACAGCCTGGACGCCCTCCTCAAAGAGGCCAAGGACAAGTTCAGAGGATACGACAGCTGCTCCACACCTGAGCACGCCGAGCTGGCCTACAGAAAG GTGCATGATGGGTTTCCACTGCGACTGTGGAAGGTGACCGTGGAGTTGCCCGCAAGTCCGGAGGAGGTGCTGACAAGGGTGCTGCGGGAACAGGGCCACTGGGACGAGGATCTGCTCGAGAGTCGAGTGTTGGAGACCTTGGACGAGAAGACAGATGTCTACCAGTACGTCAAGAACACCATGGCTCCACATCCCACCAGAGACCACGTGGTGCTCAG AACGTGGGTAACAGACCTACCAAAGGGAgcgtgtgcacttgtgtgtacATCTGTGGACCATGAGGGGGCGCCTGTTGTTGGCGTTCGGGCCAATGTTCTCACCTCACGCTACTACATTGAGCCTAGCGGAACCAACAAATCCAGACTCACGCATATTTCCAGAATCGACTGCAG ggGTCGTTTTCCAGAGTGGTACAATAAGCTGTATGGACACTTGTGTGCTAGTGAAGTGGCGCGGATACGTGACTCTTTGACGGCACCCATGGACAAATGA
- the dlc1 gene encoding rho GTPase-activating protein 7 isoform X4 — translation MILTQIEAKEACTWLRAAGFPQYAQLYEDALFPIDISSVTRDHDFLDRDAIEALCRRLNTLNKCALMRLEISPQRKRSEDSDEDEPCAISGRWTFQRDSKRWSRMEELEVFSSLSTDATQAPSFPMDQVSQKGKREGHLREGHSSESVLTDLSEQPEVGSIHSSGSGGGGEEKGHGATLMNEAVPAGATRASSVASMCSSSGTGGSGCANEDSLSDGLPPSPLETLGQFTFDMKTGIGGLGGSLDRGGGSGKSTRSRAKSFLKRMESLRLRSGTSSKRKKKASTSGGKIEISGPVIKEGLDDDKLRRLNCVDISSINLNQNLNHHRNPTQTMTLNRNRSVSYSTQASNGSTGSTGSSQSEASSGSAVSTPSPVTRARSHSTAAGSSKRGGMYLEGFDPFSILQPASDRQSTPPSKSTTPIPCQASNGMTVDEQNRRNNFSVRGNIRHVEEEEEEEEEEDGMIFFYLPEGHKPGTFPKALQDGSSHNNNGNDNGNSVVLRGRQSRRQHRGSSGSVDSRLSFYDNVPYTEREEEGEEEEGDEQKLVEALQHVGGLQRFNAWSEAVAGEEDEEEEDEEEEGDSDSALDSASPCPSSPLQNRLEETENGSDQDSTGNPLGDGEEGMRERRDSGVGASLTRSSRPQKLRWPSFQNSHRPSLASAQLQISCQSVLQMNLLQKLSLLQLTALLEKHTPTNKHGFSWAVPKFMKRIKVRDYKDRNVFGVPLQVIVQRTGQPLPQGIQQAMRYLRSQCLDQVGLFRKSGVKSRIQALRQMNEASGADGGGVSYEGQSAYDVADMLKQYFRDLPEPLLTSKLSETFLQIYQYMPKELRLQAARAAVLLLPDENREALRTLLCLLSDVTASVAENQMTPTNLAVCLAPSLFHLNTLRRKESSSPRVMNRKQMLGKPDQRDLNENLAATHGLAHMIQECRKLFRIPEEMNRCRNSYVEQALLPRRLEDLACEEAGQGAYRGYLRDSLDALLKEAKDKFRGYDSCSTPEHAELAYRKVHDGFPLRLWKVTVELPASPEEVLTRVLREQGHWDEDLLESRVLETLDEKTDVYQYVKNTMAPHPTRDHVVLRTWVTDLPKGACALVCTSVDHEGAPVVGVRANVLTSRYYIEPSGTNKSRLTHISRIDCRGRFPEWYNKLYGHLCASEVARIRDSLTAPMDK, via the exons AGATTGAAGCTAAAGAGGCCTGTACCTGGCTCCGGGCCGCAGGGTTCCCACAGTACGCCCAGCTTTACGAAG ATGCCCTGTTCCCCATTGACATCTCCTCTGTCACCAGAGACCATGACTTCCTCGATCGGGATGCGATTGAGGCTCTCTGCAG gaggCTGAACACCCTCAACAAGTGTGCTCTGATGAGACTGGAAATATCACCACAACGAAAACGA AGTGAGGACTCTGATGAGGACGAACCGTGTGCCATCAGTGGCCGCTGGACCTTCCAGAGGGACAGCAAGCGCTGGTCCCGCATGGAGGAACTGGAGGTTTTTTCCTCACTGTCTACAGATGCCACACAGGCACCATCATTCCCCATGGACCAAGTATCCCAGAAGGGCAAGCGTGAAGGTCACCTACGTGAAGGTCACAGTTCGGAGAGTGTGCTGACCGACCTCAGTGAGCAGCCTGAAGTGGGCTCCATCCACAGCAGtgggagtggaggaggaggagaagagaaaggcCACGGCGCCACCTTGATGAATGAGGCTGTACCTGCTGGTGCCACTCGTGCCAGCTCTGTAGCCAGCATGTGCTCTTCCTCAGGCACAGGCGGGTCAGGATGCGCCAATGAAGACTCTTTGTCTGATGGGTTGCCCCCATCGCCCCTGGAGACACTTGGACAGTTCACGTTTGACATGAAAACAGGGATAGGAGGACTCGGAGGGAGTCTCGACAGAGGAGGGGGAAGTGGCAAAAGCACACGCTCACGAGCTAAGAGCTTCTTAAAGAGGATGGAGAGTCTACGGCTGCGCAGTGGCACCTCAtccaagaggaagaagaaggccAGCACCAGTGGAGGGAAGATTGAGATCAGTGGCCCTGTCATCAAAGAGGGTCTAGATGATGACAAGTTGAGAAGGCTCAACTGTGTGGACATCTCCAGTATCAACCTCAACCAGAACCTCAATCACCACCGCAATCCCACTCAGACCATGACACTTAACCGGAATCGCTCTGTCTCCTACTCCACTCAGGCCAGCAACGGCAGCACTGGGAGTACAGgaagcagccaatcagaagccAGCAGTGGTAGTGCAGTGAGCACGCCGAGCCCTGTGACCCGCGCTCGCAGCCACAGCACCGCAGCAGGGTCCAGTAAGAGAGGAGGGATGTATTTGGAGGGGTTTGATCCTTTCAGCATTCTCCAACCAGCTTCAGATCGCCAGTCGACACCGCCATCCAAATCTACCACACCCATCCCCTGCCAAGCTAGCAATGGTATGACAGTTGATGAGCAGAACCGCAGGAACAACTTCAGTGTTCGTGGCAATATCAGACatgtggaggaagaagaagaggaggaggaggaggaggatggcaTGATCTTCTTCTACTTACCAGAAGGTCACAAGCCTGGGACTTTCCCCAAAGCCCTGCAAGACGGGAGTTCCCACAATAACAATGGGAATGATAATGGAAACTCTGTGGTCCTCAGGGGACGGCAAAGTAGGCGCCAGCATCGGGGGTCTTCGGGCTCCGTCGACAGCCGGctcagtttttatgacaatgtTCCCTAcactgagagagaagaggagggagaggaggaagaaggggatGAACAGAAACTGGTGGAGGCGCTACAACATGTCGGTGGCCTGCAGCGCTTTAACGCCTGGTCAGAGGCTGTGGCCggtgaagaggatgaagaggaggaagatgaagaggaggaaggagactCAGACTCAGCACTAGACTCTGCCTCCCCATGCCCGTCTTCTCCTTTGCAGAACCGACTGGAAGAGACGGAGAACGGAAGCGACCAAGACAGCACAGGAAACCCTCTGGGCGATGGAGAGGAAGggatgagagaaagaagagattcTGGTGTTGGAGCATCTCTAACTCGAAGCAGCAG GCCACAGAAACTCCGCTGGCCGAGCTTCCAGAACTCCCATCGGCCCAGTTTGGCCTCCGCCCAGCTCCAAATTAGCTGCCAGTCTGTGTTACAGATGAACCTGCTCCAGAAGCTctccctgctgcagctcaccGCTCTGCTGGAGAAACACACCCCGACAAACAAACACGGCTTCAGCTG GGCTGTGCCAAAGTTTATGAAGCGGATCAAGGTGCGCGACTACAAAGACAGGAATGTGTTTGGTGTGCCACTGCAAGTCATCGTCCAGCGGACAGGCCAGCCCCTCCCTCAGGGAATCCAGCAGGCCATGCGCTATTTGCGCAGCCAGTGCCTGGATCAG GTGGGTCTTTTCAGGAAATCAGGGGTCAAATCTCGAATCCAAGCTCTGCGCCAAATGAACGAGGCGAGTGGAGCTGACGGAGGAGGAGTCAGCTACGAGGGCCAGTCGGCTTACGATGTTGCAGACATGCTGAAACAGTATTTCAGAGATTTGCCAGAACCCCTGCTCACGAGCAAACTATCGGAGACCTTCCTCCAGatctatcagt ACATGCCCAAAGAGCTCCGTCTGCAGGCAGCTCGCGCCGCCGTGCTGTTGCTGCCTGATGAGAACCGCGAGGCGCTCCGGACTCTGCTTTGTCTGCTGAGTGACGTGACAGCCAGCGTGGCCGAGAACCAGATGACTCCCACCAACCTGGCTGTTTGTCTGGCGCCGTCCCTCTTCCACCTCAACACCCTGCGCCGCAAGGAAAGCTCTTCGCCAAG GGTGATGAACCGGAAGCAAATGCTGGGAAAACCGGACCAGAGAGACCTGAATGAGAACCTGGCCGCCACGCACGGTCTGGCACACATGATCCAGGAGTGCAGGAAACTCTTCCGG ATCCCAGAGGAGATGAATCGCTGCAGGAACTCCTACGTGGAGCAGGCGCTGCTGCCTCGACGCCTGGAGGATCTTGCCTGCGAAGAGGCTGGGCAGGGCGCCTACAGGGGGTACCTGCGAGACAGCCTGGACGCCCTCCTCAAAGAGGCCAAGGACAAGTTCAGAGGATACGACAGCTGCTCCACACCTGAGCACGCCGAGCTGGCCTACAGAAAG GTGCATGATGGGTTTCCACTGCGACTGTGGAAGGTGACCGTGGAGTTGCCCGCAAGTCCGGAGGAGGTGCTGACAAGGGTGCTGCGGGAACAGGGCCACTGGGACGAGGATCTGCTCGAGAGTCGAGTGTTGGAGACCTTGGACGAGAAGACAGATGTCTACCAGTACGTCAAGAACACCATGGCTCCACATCCCACCAGAGACCACGTGGTGCTCAG AACGTGGGTAACAGACCTACCAAAGGGAgcgtgtgcacttgtgtgtacATCTGTGGACCATGAGGGGGCGCCTGTTGTTGGCGTTCGGGCCAATGTTCTCACCTCACGCTACTACATTGAGCCTAGCGGAACCAACAAATCCAGACTCACGCATATTTCCAGAATCGACTGCAG ggGTCGTTTTCCAGAGTGGTACAATAAGCTGTATGGACACTTGTGTGCTAGTGAAGTGGCGCGGATACGTGACTCTTTGACGGCACCCATGGACAAATGA